The sequence below is a genomic window from Clupea harengus unplaced genomic scaffold, Ch_v2.0.2, whole genome shotgun sequence.
ATATCCCTTGTGAAACTTAAAAGTGTGGAAATTCTGACAGCGCAAAAAATCAGCTTCCTACGCAGTGAGCTCCTGAAACATTTAGTAGGGTTTGACACTCGCTGTGTCGGTGTCGAGTGAGACATCAAAAGCTGTAGGAGGAAACACCCGTCCGTGCAGTTAAAtgttgcattttttattttgagaatGAGTTCATAATAATCCAATGCcctcatttcctttttttgtttcatttgtctGATTCCAGAAGCTCTACAGAATCCCAACAGCCATGACAACACAGGGCAGCTTACCTTTCACATCCGGGTCGTCGATGTGTGGCTCCAGATTCTCAATGAGCTCCTCGAGCTGTTTCCTGCCAAGGGTCGTGGGGAGTGAGTTGGCCCATGCCACAGGGGGGCCAGCACCTCTGGGGGACTCGCTGGGGCGGGCCCTCACCTCCCTCTGCAGCTCCAGATCCAAGTCGATGTCGGGGATGGGCGTCCTCCAGTAGTGGAAGGAGTTGTACAGCTCCTGCTCGGGGATGTTCTCTTTCTGCACAGGAGAGACAGCTGGCGAGGCGCTGTCGTCCGTGGAGTCTTCTGTGGAAGCGGACGAGGCGGGGTTCTTGCCTTCCGGATTGTTCTGCGGGGTGTTTGAGGGCTCATCTGCCGTGGTGCTTTGTGCAGAGTTGGAGAGTTGATCGTCCGCGATGGGTTCCTCGCGCGGGTTCGGCGGTTCTTCTTTTGGGGGGCCCGGGTCAGGTTCCGAGGCGTTGTGCAAGGGTTCCACCTCTCCCAGGAGGCACCTGGAGTCTGTGTTACCGTGGCAACAGGACATGTCACCGTTCAGAGCTTCGGCGGCCTGCTCCCCTCCGCCTTCTTCGGCGACGTCCATgttgccctcctcctccatccgaCAAGGACTTGCCGCGTCACCCTGAGAGTGAAGTGAATTCTGGGAAGTGGAGTCCGGAGAGACTTCAGAAGTCACATTATCCTGTTCCACATCGACAGGAAAATCCTCTGGACTCTTCTCCGTAGCAGCCGAGAGAGAATCTTGTGCAGCATTTGTGTCCGAATTTGACTTCTCCTcagcactgcagacacacaaggCAAATGAGGAAAGATGgaacacatacttacacatcaCATATTCTGCAATCACATACTGACTGATATAACATATTCTACAACTGTTCCAACTGTATGCGAGTTTGAACATAACGCACAAATCAATGATTGAAAAATATGTGACACAGAACCAGGTGGCAGCACATTAAATATTAGGAAGATGAAGTTTAGTTCTGTGCCAAAACCACGAGGTCTGAGTGTACCTGTTTTTCTGTGACTGTTCAGCGGCCCACTCGTCCTCCTCTTTGAAGTACTGGCCCACGTTGGAGGAGGGGCAGGCAAAAGTGGAGATGAACTGACCCAGGGACTGAAAGGCAGCTTGTCGCACCTGAAGGAAGCAAAGCACAAGGTCATGACCTTCATCTAACTACCAGCCAGCAGCACAGAGTCCCGTAttccatttattcattttagagACGACTTTATCCAAAGTCAATTTCAGTAAAAGGTCGGAAATACAGATGaatacagaaacacagtcaGGGCTGTAGAAGTGCTAACACTTGCAGAATAGAAGATTAAAAAATATTTGTAGTAATGATGCTATGGATCACATGGATGTAAATCTGGACTCAGTCAAACCATCCAAGTTTTCCCTTTCCCCCCGGAACAGCTTTAGCGAAGTAGCTACGGTAACGGATAGGCCACAGTGGCCATAGCAGGGTGGAGGTGGAAAACAGAGCAACCACTCGTTGCAGCTTGTGATTCGGTTATCAACGTGTTACACATGAACTCAGCAGTGTTTTGCAAGTTTAGGCCACGTCTCCCTAGAACACTACTAAAACATGACAGTTCGCTGATAAACTCCTAAACggtggagggaaggagaggaggccCGGGAGGCTTACCCAGCGCGAGGGGTCGCTGATGAGGTTGATGAAGAGCGATGAAAGTTTGGTCCGGCGCACTTCTGGCGACGTGGCAGAGGAAACGCACATGAAGCACTCGGCGCAGGCTTTCCTCACCCCCCACACGTTGTCCGAGCAAAGCTGGAAAAAGCGTGGCAGctgcacaggaagagagagcagcgcagggaaggaaaaacaaaaaacaaaaccgacatggagggggggggggggagagagagagaaagagagagagggagagaaagagagagagaaagagaaagagggagagggagagggggagggggagagagtcagACTGGAAGCCCAAGGGCTGCGTCCTGCCCCAGTTCACAGGGAGAGGGCAacacaaaatgtcaacaaaGGCCTTTGCATAAAATTGGCTGAAAATTCAGAGAACAGCCACTTATGAATATATTTACAATATTAAAAGGTACACAGCATGCAAAAGACTCAACAGAACAATGGATTGAATGTTTAAATATGGCCAAATAGGTCCAAAGCAaggctaaaaacatattttatatCTTGACCACAAAAGACTTCAAGAAGAGACTTCAAATATTTCAAATAGCAGAGGCTAAAAAGTGAAGGTCCCAATCCAATGAATTTGTATTCAAAAACCCTTTGTGTTCCAAGTCGGAACATTACATTAACCCAGAAATGTATTACCATTTCCAAAGAGTTGTACAGTATGTAATGTTAATAAAATGCATCGTTTCTGCATTAGAAGCACAGTAATATTAATGCGTAAAACTGAGGGCCACTTCCTGTGTTACTATGCACGTACCAGCAGCTCTTCGGTTGCATCCCCACCGACGACACTACAAATATCTCCAAAATTTGCCGCACAGACCTGTcaatacaaaaatgaaacactcaGAATTTGACACTGAAACCAACAACATGAGTGACACAAAAAGATGAAAGACCTTGAAGCTCTTGGCATGTTGcagcccagccaatcagcagcagcTGTAGAGCCCACTGACCTTGCGCACGTGAAACATCCTACAGTCACAGCACATCTCACAGAAGCGTGGAAGGAAGAGACGCTCCGTGATGTCCTTCCCCACCATGGGAGCCATCTTACAAATGATCTACAGTGAACACACCCACAAACGTACAGTTAGACGAGCCTAACTTAAACGGGGCAACACATACACGCCACTTCAATTGCCAATGAAGGTTTCCTTTGGATGTATGCAAGACGCTTACTGTGCAaaggctaaataaaaaaaacatatatcagGAGCAATCAATGTTAATGATTTATGACGTCCAGTATAGAGTTTTCTTATTGTTGGCCACTCCTGAAATGACCTTTGACTGGTTGTGTGCGACGTCATTCAAACCAAAATCAATTGTACTGGCCTCAACATACAACCAGACCTGAAATCCCCATAGATCATATCCACACAGCCACAAGCCAATCAGTGGCCTTTGTTCTTCTTTTCCTGTCTATTTGAAGTATTTGAGTATGTCCCATAACGCACTTTGAAACTCAAAGGCCATAACTTCTCTTTGGGTCTGAGATCAGTCACATTACTTCCACTCCTGGGCCCCCCAGCGCCCTCCACAGACGGCCATGTGACTCACCGCCATGGCCTCCGTCTTCACGTCATCATTGCTGTCCGGAGCCGTGAGATCGACGAGCACGGGGCACACCATGATCTCAATGTCCGCCCGGTCGatcagctcctgctccagcagGACCAGAAGGGCTGCCTGGCTCGTCTTGCGAACCTGCAGAGGAACACGACAAACATCTCGTTGCCACAACAGAAAACATCACGACACAGGAGACGTTTCTCCAATTCAGCCGGCAGTTGTTTTCAACAACAGCAATAACTTAAACCGACTACAGGACTACTTAACATTTAATATGTCACAATGGTCTATAACAGTACATATTCATCTgtacaacagtgcaatggaaAATAATTTACTCGTGATTTCTAAATGTTTCCCCATCATACGGTCCCAGTCCTCTTACCTGGTTATTCGGATCAGCCAAGTATCTCACTACAATTGGCAGTAAGTACTTAGAGAAGGCATATGGAATGGAAGGTTTGTTCTCCTGACAGAAAATGGCAATGTGGGGGACTTGTTCCATGAGCTCTGCTCGAATAGTGGGCTCTAAAgtggtaaaaaaacaaaaaaaaggttcaTGTCAATACTCAAACCATGCAGTTATCGGCCCAAAGAAACAGCTTATgatccaaaaaaaagaaagatggtgtCCCCGGTGGAAACACAAGGGTCAAGTTTCACTGCTATACTGCTGAATGTTCAAGACCAAACACTGGCCTACATGGCTTCTAGCCAACTGGCTCACGACACAAGAGGTACAACCTTTAAGCCTTTTCACCTCTGTGCAGAATTCCAACATTTACCCAAAAGCAGGCACCAAACAAGACAGCATCCACTTCAGTTAAACGTACACAGCATagatgacaataaagttgaaagTTTCACACTGTACACAGTCTATAAAGTGCTTGGATGTTTGAGACTAATAGGGGTACAGTACACTTAAAAACCAACCGGCCAGCAAAAACTTTGGGTTATAATTCAAGGACGGCCCTGACCACATGAGATTGTTCCTACAGCCTAGCTGGGGCACACACTTACCATAATAACATGTGCATGTCCCAATTAAGTATTGCATTACACAGGCACAGCgacctttccttttttcccttagCACAAGGACATGCATTCTAAAGCTCCCATGGCTGCTCCCCAAGGGACATTGTGAGGGGTTAGCCGGCTAGCCTGCGAGCTAATCCGCAAAGCCTGGGCTTGCAGATTTCACCTTTTGTGAAATGGCAGCCAGGTGCAAGTGCTGAAACAAGCGAGTAACACCACAGCATCAAACATTCATGGGCCCTTAATGGACAGTGTGAAGCCCCAGTCACCATCTGGATttgtgacagacagaaagaaactgCCTAAGCATGACGGACAAGACTTTGACAACTTCAACTTCCACCAGCCGGAGGATATTACTTGAGCAACCCCCTTTCTTCACATAATCTCCCAAGTACACTTCAGTGAAAGATACAGCCTATACCTGTAATTATCTAACTGTGAA
It includes:
- the ppp4r1 gene encoding serine/threonine-protein phosphatase 4 regulatory subunit 1 isoform X3; this encodes MADLSLLQEDSQEEIDGSLDFVSQDEMLTPLGRLDKYVASENVFNRQMVARSLLDTLKAVSEDERDCIAVLERVSKLADDSEPTIRAELMEQVPHIAIFCQENKPSIPYAFSKYLLPIVVRYLADPNNQVRKTSQAALLVLLEQELIDRADIEIMVCPVLVDLTAPDSNDDVKTEAMAIICKMAPMVGKDITERLFLPRFCEMCCDCRMFHVRKVCAANFGDICSVVGGDATEELLLPRFFQLCSDNVWGVRKACAECFMCVSSATSPEVRRTKLSSLFINLISDPSRWVRQAAFQSLGQFISTFACPSSNVGQYFKEEDEWAAEQSQKNSAEEKSNSDTNAAQDSLSAATEKSPEDFPVDVEQDNVTSEVSPDSTSQNSLHSQGDAASPCRMEEEGNMDVAEEGGGEQAAEALNGDMSCCHGNTDSRCLLGEVEPLHNASEPDPGPPKEEPPNPREEPIADDQLSNSAQSTTADEPSNTPQNNPEGKNPASSASTEDSTDDSASPAVSPVQKENIPEQELYNSFHYWRTPIPDIDLDLELQREVRARPSESPRGAGPPVAWANSLPTTLGRKQLEELIENLEPHIDDPDVKAQVDVLTAALRATALDAHLGEAYLEPRQSQVSHDNPFEVQQVPLLDSSDLESQDPTLQISHGDDSDLSDSSMSPEEDKKSKHQDVVPQALLDQYLSMTDPSRAQTVDMEIAKHCAYSLPGVAFTLGRQNWHCLRDTYETLASDMQWKVRRTLAFSIHELALILGDQLTAADLVPIFNSFLKDLDEVRIGVLKHLYDFLKLLHQETRRKYLYQLQEFLVTDNSRNWRFRSELSEQLVMLLELYSPQDVYDYLRPLAFKLCTDRVSSVRWTSYRLVSEIIRKLSTCPSLLVDFLSELVDKFCHCPKWSGRQAFAFVCQLVIEDCCLSLEQFSEHLLAPLLQLAADPVPNVRVLLAKTIRQSILERGETHAHVLEREYFLNSANCHHEALEQTLVALQMDPDKDVKYFASVHPGSTRINEDAMSTTSSTY
- the ppp4r1 gene encoding serine/threonine-protein phosphatase 4 regulatory subunit 1 isoform X4; translation: MADLSLLQEDSQEEIDGSLDFVSQDEMLTPLGRLDKYVASENVFNRQMVARSLLDTLKAVSEDERDCIAVLERVSKLADDSEPTIRAELMEQVPHIAIFCQENKPSIPYAFSKYLLPIVVRYLADPNNQVRKTSQAALLVLLEQELIDRADIEIMVCPVLVDLTAPDSNDDVKTEAMAIICKMAPMVGKDITERLFLPRFCEMCCDCRMFHVRKVCAANFGDICSVVGGDATEELLLPRFFQLCSDNVWGVRKACAECFMCVSSATSPEVRRTKLSSLFINLISDPSRWVRQAAFQSLGQFISTFACPSSNVGQYFKEEDEWAAEQSQKNSAEEKSNSDTNAAQDSLSAATEKSPEDFPVDVEQDNVTSEVSPDSTSQNSLHSQGDAASPCRMEEEGNMDVAEEGGGEQAAEALNGDMSCCHGNTDSRCLLGEVEPLHNASEPDPGPPKEEPPNPREEPIADDQLSNSAQSTTADEPSNTPQNNPEGKNPASSASTEDSTDDSASPAVSPVQKENIPEQELYNSFHYWRTPIPDIDLDLELQREVRARPSESPRGAGPPVAWANSLPTTLGRKQLEELIENLEPHIDDPDVKAQVDVLTAALRATALDAHLGEAYLEPRQSQVSHDNPFEVQQVPLLDSSDLESQDPTLQISHGDDSDLSDSSMSPEEDKKSKHQDVVPQALLDQYLSMTDPSRAQTVDMEIAKHCAYSLPGVAFTLGRQNWHCLRDTYETLASDMQWKVRRTLAFSIHELALILGDQLTAADLVPIFNSFLKDLDEVRIGVLKHLYDFLKLLHQETRRKYLYQLQEFLVTDNSRNWRFRSELSEQLVMLLELYSPQDVYDYLRPLAFKLCTDRVSSVRWTSYRLVSEIIRKLSTCPSLLVDFLSELVDKFCHCPKWSGRQAFAFVCQLVIEDCCLSLEQFSEHLLAPLLQLAADPVPNVRVLLAKTIRQSILEREYFLNSANCHHEALEQTLVALQMDPDKDVKYFASVHPGSTRINEDAMSTTSSTY